The sequence TTTCAGTGAAGATGTGACATCTTTGGTCAGGGAGACAAATGATCAGCCAATTGACAAGGTGATCTGATGCTCCTAGCTTCGTCTACCTATAGATTTCTTTGTTGCTGCTCCCATCATCAGATCAGACCACCAGCTGTATGAGTATATACACAGTTTGTATGCTAAATTCTTTCTAAATAAACATCCTTATGCAAATGTGTTGATAAtgaatctattatatactaaaagtccattaaactcccTATAAACACTCTAAAGCCGCCACGTgagactcctacaaacgctcctagattGCCACATGGCGCTTTAATAAATCTTacaaattctaagaaaaaagcaaaacatctagccgttaattttcatttaatttggtgGACCCACCACCAACTGCAGCCGCCGCCCCACCACCTTCAATCcttgccgccaccaccaccaactgccgctaggggtgaaaacggtaacgGTAATTACCGGCCGACCGGCGTTCGTTTTCGACTTTCTACCGGCCGAGCCATATGAAAAAGGTAATCGACTGAAACAAAAATGGAAAtggtaaaaaatatggaaatggtTTTGCTGTTATACCGATCATTTCCGTATTTATCGTATTCTTGTGGAAATTACCGTTTCTTATAATGTGGTAATTACCGTATTCTAAATATGTCGATATTTATAGAGCATGTCTATACTTGACCTACAACTTACAGATTGACTGACTCTTCAATCAAATCTCTAAATTTTGTACATGGCTAAAATGAagttaatttatattttatatagtaTAAGCTTGaatttatgtatacatataacatacttatgtaaagttaaatatatatttttatagtttaatATTTTCGTATTTGTTACCGGCTTCCGATCTGTACCGACATGTTTCCGTCCGTATTGTTCCGTTTCCGGTTTTCCGATATCTTCGATATCGTTTTTGTTTCCAACTTTACCGTTTCTGATATTGTTtccgagaaaaatatggttacgGAAATGGTTGAGGTTGTTTTCCGATCGTTTCcgaccattttcatccctaactGCCGCTGCCACCTCACGCCGACCCTCCGCCGGTGGCCTCCCCACCAgatccggccgcggcggcccggATCTGGGCGGTCTTCACTGTCTACCGCGCGGCCCCCCACCGCCGATGGGAGAGGGAGACGAAGATgacgaagccccgccgccgccgtccttgcggccaCGCGGCTTTGCCGATggccgctcgggcggcggcgatgcggcggaaggaggaaggggggggggagcgggcggcgccggcggtttCTGCCTCCCGTGTCGCCCGTGAGGGAGGACGACGCGGGAGCGGGCGACGCTTTTTGAACTACGCCTTCTTGGTAGCATGtttaatcaaaataaaaatcttcTTTTCATTAAACAATAAAAGTTGACAAGAACATTGTATATAAAAAGGAGAGATTTAATTAGATTGTTTATGAGATAGGATTTTGTAGGATTATTGCAGGAATGACTCCAATTTTCTCCTAAACAGTTAATTTATGCCATTGGAATGATTTTGAAAataacatattataatagtaTATGTCTTACGATTGCAAATTTTGTTCCCATTTCTACTTTTAGAATTTCTTATATACAAAACATAATTGTatctatgaaaataaaaattatagttaATTATATACATATTATTATATTCTGTTTTTAAATCTGGTTTGGCGCAAATTAAATTGCATGGGGAAAAACTTGCTAATCTCATCAATGATTTTTGACTGCTCAGATTTGCTAATCTTCTAGACAAGCTCTCCTCCGGGATCCGGCGATTATGCCGGGGTTGCAGGAGATTAAGCGATTGGCTAGGCGTAGATCACTTTTCTTCCTTTACGACTTTAAGCACTCCCTCTTCTATAGATACATGTAACATCGATCTCATTAATTCACCCACTCTAATTTCTTATAATATCTTAATAGACATGCGACCAGATctgtcagaattttttttttctggtaacCCTCCCTTGAAGCCTTTGCAAACCTCCATACTGCTCATAATAACATGTTACAATACCCTGCATCagcatcagaaattcagaatcaaGCATTCGAGCAAACAGTCCAAAGTAAAGAGAAGGGaataacaatataaatatataaatataatagagTAGCCTTTGCTTATATCTCACTTACTCTTGATCCAACCAACTATAGGATATGAGATTTGCTCCGACCAAATATAGGAtatgagatttgctccggtccaacaaaaagtacttTGAGTTACCGGTACCTCACGATACCAAATTATTTTCGATCATTGGATCTAACAATATCCATTCTGTCTAGCTAGATTCAACCTATAACAACACATTTTGCCAGGCATGCACATGCATATATTATTCCATTTCACACCTCTATAAATAGAGATGCAAAACTCGAGCTCCATCACAGCTGCAGCAAATTAAGCCAGCAACACTTGCTAAGTGGAGTGGAGTAGCTAGCTTCTCCAGCTAGTTAGTGAATTAAGCTCATTAAGCTGAGCTAATTGCACTAACTCACTACTCCAAGCTAGATAGCAATGGCGACTTGGTACTCCAAGGCGTCTctgatcgccgccgccatcttcctcGTCATCAGCCTCCTCAGCTCGGCGACCTTCGCCAATGGCGGCCGCAGCGGCAGGAGGCTCGTCAGGAGCTACGACGAGCCGTGCAAGAAGATGACGCTCTACTTCCACGACATCCTCTACGACTACAGCAACAGCACGACCAActccacgtcggcggcggccgccaagCCGACGGCGCTGGCCACCGCCGTGTCGCCGAACGGCACCTTCttcggcgaggtggtggtgttCGACGACCCGATGACGGAGGAGACgagggcgctgccgccgccgtcgctgagggagacggcggcggcgcgcgcgcaggGGGTCTACCTCTACGACAGCAAGGAGGTGTACGACGCGTGGTTCGCCTTCTCCGTCGTGTTCAACTCCACGGGGCGCCGCGGCACGCTCAACCTCATGGGCGCCGACCTCATGTCGGAGAAGACGAGGGACATCTCCGTCGTCGGCGGCACCGGCGACTTCTTCATGTCCCGCGGCGTCGCCACGCTCCGCACCGACGCCGTCGAGGGATTGGTGTACTTCAGGCTGCAGATGGACATCAAGCTCTATGAATGCTACATCTGATCAttacatgcatgtttttttaaaaaaaaaacaaattgaatttccattttttttttaaaaaaaggtgaATTTCCATCTCGGTATATAGTTGCTTGATTTGCGTGACGAGTTATATGCACCGACGAGTGTGCAAAATGTATCCCAAACACAGTTTTATTTCCCCCCTAATTTGTGTGTAGAATGTATCAAACTATTATCGCACTTTTATTTCATTCAATAAAGACTAACCACATAATCGTGTTTTGCGCGACTTTTTATCCTGTTTAAGAACTTTTGTATGTGGTCTATTAGTTTACCTTAGCTCTTAATAAGGTTTTGatataagttaatttatttataatgTATCTATTATCCTAGCCAACAATAgaacttcctccgtcccatgaTATAAGGGaatttgggtggatgtgacacatcctagtacctCTCGAGGGTCGGCGCCGACCCTGGGTGCCACATCGGTGCACCAGATCGACCAAGAGGCCAGGGTGGCAGCGGGGCAGATGCCAGCATTCGTTGCTGCTTGCAAAAATAGttccacaaaaaaaatgataagtatTCCACAGGTTGAGTTTTTATATCTTAACAAACATACTGTTTGAAACACCAGAATCCAACAGATTAAATTCTGGAGCTCTGTCTCCCTATTAACCATCTGCAGGGAAGTCTTATTCTACCAGTCGTCACAAAAGTTGATACAAGCTCGAAAGTCGAgatcaaacaaaaaagaacCAACCGGTCCGTAGATTCGCTACATAAGTAACTATAGTTGCCATGAAAGTAAAAGAAACACAACAGCAGAGGACATTTGCACTTTGAGATCGGCAATATCAACATCATGACCTCCTTCAACCAAGCCCCATCTATCAACCTGGGGGAATTAAATACCATAAGACAAGAGAAAAGTAAATAGCCTTAATAAAGAGAAACAATGGTTGCAGAATAACCTGGTGATCTTCTTCAAGTCTGATCAATTCAATTGCCTGTTCAATTCCCAGCTTCCCTCTGAATATTGCGAGAGGGATTACCAGGGAATGGGCTGCTGCTGCCATAGCATCAATAGATGCCAACTCAAAGTCAGTGGTATTCTTCAAAACAGTTTCTACAGCATTAGCTAACCCTTCATCTTGCTTTCCACCAAAAAAGCTTGTGTATACAACAGGCTTGAACCCAAACTCAGTGTTTACCCAGTCTAGTATAGGGTCAATTTTCTCCTTCTGTCTTTCtgcacgcacacacacacacacacacacacaagaagCATAAGAAAGACATTGCTGGAGGGAAATGAAGAGAAGACATCGCTAACCAAAATGTATGGAGTTATATGCTCACAACACTATGAATTCATATGGACGTCATTGCATACACAGTCAAGAGGAAACAACTTACGATAAACTCCTACAGTCAGCTCATTATCATCAGGTGAACGGCAGAATACCAAATCCTGGTGGAATTTCTTCATCAaattatcaattattttttttcgtgtCAATGGAACTCGTTCCAGTGCAGTGCAAGCAAGCTTCATAAGAGGCATTGTAAAAGGCCGGATTCCATCTGCTTCCTATGATGTCAAGAAAGTTTGGTATCAGTATATGTTGCATAAGAAACTAGAAAATCAAATACATAAAGAAGAGGCTTGCAAAGAAgttaaattcaaatataattCTGGGCTGTGTAGATGAGAAGCACATCAAGTAAACAGAATTCGTTGTAACATCTCCGGTCACTTGTAAAATAGATGAAGTTTGATTGCAGCAATTCAGCCATGAACATATGTTACAGTTGAAGGCAGTAATCAATATTAATTGGATGCACACCCGTGATGCTAATATAACCAAAGAACAAACAAAATCGATTACTTATGACATGACAGATCTTTTAATTCACATATGCAATATGGAAGTATAGAGCAGCTGACTACTTCCTAAGTTTACCCACCGCAACATATAAGTACAGACATACATACATTTTAAGGGTTGccatgtgaatatgtgatgcaAATGCAAAGGCGCAATTGCCTTATGAAGTTTGCTTTTACTTAGCTGCTGGAATCAACCTGATAAATTTGAATACAGTCCATCTTGTGGTAGTACTATTATAGGGATGATAAGATAAGAACCAGACAAGAAAACAACTCTAAATGCTTCATTCTTCATATCCTACTGAAACAATAACTCTATAATACCAGTATCCGAATTAATTAGAAGTCCTGGTCATCTTCTTtgctactttctccgtttcacaatgtaagactttctagcatttcctacattcatatagatgttaatgaatctaggtatGTATATGTGtctggattcattaacatctatatgaatatagacaatgctagaaagtcttacaatatgaaacggagactATTCTTTAAAGCTGAACAATATTTGTAGTTATTCTAGCTGCTCTAGCCGCAAcagggagaaagaaaagaaatgtaaTGCCAAAACCACCTCTAATTGCACGATCTAAATCATCGAAGCCACTGCCACTGAATAGTACAGTATGACAAGCGAGATTCACTGATTGAATAGATTTAAATTGCACAAAATCCTTCCGCAACTCATTACAGTTCTGGGTTAAACTGAACTTACAAGATTAAGATCGACCTAAGCGCTACTAGTCACCCAATTTCCATTTCGAATCATTTGATTTACCATCTTCCATCCGAATTTGAGTAATCTTACACTACAGTTGAGCAGCATAACCAATCGAGGGCCAATCAAACAGAAGATGGGGATCATGACCTGGTACTCCcactcggcggcgatggccatgGCGAGCGTCCGCGACTGCAGCTTGAGCGGCCGCTTCGCCGGCGACTTGAGGGTGCGGTAGTCGAGCATCACCGACCACCCGttgccgtcgtcggcgcgcCGCACGGTGGCCTCGCGGTAGAACCGCTTCCCCACCACCGACCCCGTCATGAACGACATCGGCATCGCCACCGACGTCTCGTCccgcgtcgtcaccgccgccgccgccgcaggcttCTTCAGGTAGATctcatctccccctcccccgcccgcCTCTTCCCTCCCTCCCGGAGAGGAGgacgcctccgccgtcgtccccagcagccgccacctcccccccgccgccgccgccgccgcgcatcgCTGCAGGATGAGGCGGCGGCCTGCGAGTGTCGCCGCCATGACTGGTCTCGCTCCGCTGTTTGGGCCTAAGCTGCTGGTCTAGTGGAGACAAATAAGTTTGTTTTGTCTCCCTCATCTATTACTACTGTTAAATCGTCTCCCTCACCTATAGAACCGGGTATAGGGTCACTCCCGGAAAGCTTCTCTGTCTTTGAAAATCAGTGAAAATCAATACCTTTGATCGTTTTAGAAGTGGTTTCTACTGATATGACAGTTTGACCACGGTTTAACTTGCTAAGTCAGTAGATAGGATCTACGTGTCAGCGACTTCAATGTCacctcatcttcttcatcacctCTGCCCCCCTTCTCTTGTCTTTCGGGCTCATTCGGTTTAATAAAGGGCTTTATATGATTATTGTAGGAATTCAAacattaggattttttttccttatgccTCATTCCTTCCATTCCTATGAAATCCTATCAAATACCTAAGGATTATAGCCTTACAAGGTTATTCCATATGATTCTTATTATCATGAGATAAGACCTCTTAGAAAAATTCCTAAGAAATGAGATGCATCTAACATCCTAGTAATTCTTTACCTTCCCTGTACCTTTGATTTGGGAATCCTATAAACCGAAtagggaccacctatacatttgtcgacaaattttc is a genomic window of Oryza glaberrima chromosome 7, OglaRS2, whole genome shotgun sequence containing:
- the LOC127778572 gene encoding uncharacterized protein LOC127778572; the protein is MAATLAGRRLILQRCAAAAAAGGRWRLLGTTAEASSSPGGREEAGGGGGDEIYLKKPAAAAAVTTRDETSVAMPMSFMTGSVVGKRFYREATVRRADDGNGWSVMLDYRTLKSPAKRPLKLQSRTLAMAIAAEWEYQEADGIRPFTMPLMKLACTALERVPLTRKKIIDNLMKKFHQDLVFCRSPDDNELTVGVYQRQKEKIDPILDWVNTEFGFKPVVYTSFFGGKQDEGLANAVETVLKNTTDFELASIDAMAAAAHSLVIPLAIFRGKLGIEQAIELIRLEEDHQVDRWGLVEGGHDVDIADLKVQMSSAVVFLLLSWQL
- the LOC127778573 gene encoding dirigent protein 5-like is translated as MATWYSKASLIAAAIFLVISLLSSATFANGGRSGRRLVRSYDEPCKKMTLYFHDILYDYSNSTTNSTSAAAAKPTALATAVSPNGTFFGEVVVFDDPMTEETRALPPPSLRETAAARAQGVYLYDSKEVYDAWFAFSVVFNSTGRRGTLNLMGADLMSEKTRDISVVGGTGDFFMSRGVATLRTDAVEGLVYFRLQMDIKLYECYI